A region of the Gemmatimonadaceae bacterium genome:
ACGCCACCGTTACGCTCTGCCGGCGGATTGCGCATGGTGAGCGCTGGTATCACGCGCACCATAGTCATGCATACCAGCGAATGGTGCAGGCCGGCCGCAGTCACGCCCAGGTCAGCTCGATGATTGTGTTGATAAACATGATTCTCGCGTTGCTTGCAATTCTGGCCTGGCTGCGGCCTACCTTTTTCCTGATCGCGATCGGCGCGGGCGCCCTGCTACTGAGCATTCTTTACCTGTCAGTCGAGCGGATCAGGCCAATGCACGCGCGCGCCAGAAGCTGATGAGCGAGAACCCCGCCGCCGTGCCGATGGCGCGTGCCCGGGTTGCCAACACGGATGGATCGCGCGAGGAAACATCGCTTCTCGCGTTTCTGAGCGTACTGCTGAAATACCGACGTACGCTCGCGCTTACATCTCTGATTGGCGCACTGATACTCGCCGTGACGTCCGTCACCGAAGCAAGCCTGTATGAGGCCCGGGCATCGTTCGTTACCCGAGCGGCCCGGTCTGTTTCGCAGGCACCGGGCCCGATGCAACAGCTCGGGTTTGCGGCTGGGACTGGGACCGATCCATCGCAGACAACGGTCTTCTACACTGAGCTGGTCAAGAGCAAGGCGATACTTGGTCCGGTCTCCCGGGCGCAGTATGTGGTCGTTACCGACAGCGGCCGTTCTCGAGGAACGCTCGCATCGTTTTACGGCTTCGGCGGCCAGAACCCTGCTGTTGGCGCGGCGCGCGTCGTCGACGAGCTGCTGAAAAACGTGGATGCAAGCCTCTATTCACGCACAGGTATCGTCATCGTGAAGGTAAAATCAATCCGGCCGGAGCTGGCGAGCCAGATTGCGTCGAACATACTTGCAGAGCTGAATGCTCACACCGTGAAGCGCCGGCGGGGTGATGCGATAGCAGAGCGGGCATTTGTTGAACAGCTGCTTGGAGAGGCACTCGCGCGCCTCAGAATTTCAGAGGAGGACATGAGTCGCTTCCGCGAAATGAACCGCGACTACGAAAACTCGGCGCAGCTTCGCATGCAGAATGACCGGCTCGCTCGCGCCGTCAGCATGCAACAGGAGATTTACACCCGGATGGCAGGAGCATACGAGCAGGCGAGGATCGAGGAAGCGCGGGACCTTTCCCCAATAACGATCGTAGAACCGCCGGAGACCCCAGTGTCACCTGAGACCGGCACCGCGGTACGCAAAACCCTGCTCGGTCTGATCACCGGCCTGCTCGTGGGAATCGTCGCCGCGTTTCTCACGGAGCGCATGAGGGAGACTCGAGCGGCGCGCACGCCCGCGCTCGCGGAACTCCGCCGGCAGCGTGCTGAAGCGCTGGCCGGCCTCGCAACCGCGGTACCCTTTGGGCGGTTGCTCGGGCGGCGCGAGAAATAATCCATAGACTCAACTAGTTGTCCGCAGTCCGAAGCAAGTCTTTTGATCCGCAATCAGTCCGCAGTTCGCACTGGCCGTTAGTACGCAGTCCGCATTGACCGTCCGTTCATCGTTCGCTACTCACGCCGACCGTCAGAAATTCTGCCTGACCACCAGAGCCAGCGTACCATTCAACCTGTCCCCCCTGAAATTACGATTTAAATTCGACGTAACGACAGCTTTTCCTGTAATGTCAAACGGTCCGACGAATCGACCCACCTCTGTGCCCAGGGAGTTCTGGACGTCAACCGGCTTGGCTATGGCTGGCCCGGTCACGTACCCCGGCGATTGAAGTTCCCGATTGGTCACCCTCGATACAAAGGCCGTAATCCGCCCTCGCTGCGTAAACCGGTCGAAGGCGAACATCTGCGCCGAGCCGCTACCCGGTCCAACGTTTGCTCCAAGCATCTGACCGCGGTTGGTGTGTCCCTGGCGAAGCGGCGCGTGCAGATAGATGGAGCCCTCTCCACGCGTGCGCGTGCCCGCCGAGGCTTCGAATGTGAAAACCTCACCGCGAATTGCGTTCATTACGACAGGTCCGAGCCAGGCCTTTCTGAATCCGATATTGGTCGTCGCCGCGTGATCGGGCTCCAAGAGAAGATCGCGGAGATCGGCGGCAAAGTCTTCGCGTCCGTACTCTCCGTAAACCTCGAAGCCACTCGCGGGCGGAGCCCATCTCAGGAATAGCGAGGCAAGCTGGTTTTCTCTCAGACTCGTGTTGTCGCCGAGCACAACAGTGTCTTCGGCCTGGAGGCGCCGCTTGAAGATATTCTGAAGCGGCAGCTTGAGGTTGCTCGCTGAGAAACCGCTTTCCTGGGTTGCCGCGTGGAAGAAGCGGGTTCCTCCGATCTCGAGGCCTCTTATGCCCCGAATCTGAGCAACGCCGACGAGCCCAGCCATAAAGCGACGCTTGCCTGGCAGCTCGAAATTCTGGAAATAATCGGGCCCTGTCACCGAAGAGTAAGGCGATTGATCGAGCGTACCGTAAACGAGACGGCCGTGGAGTGATCCGATACCGATGCTGGCAGGACGGGAAGAACCGATGAACGCGTGCGGAAACCCGCCGGCATTGTTGCCTAGCACATACGGATACACCGTAGTCGGGCCCCACCATTGGCTCGCCGTCGACAGCCCGGCACCGACTCCCCCGGCATCCACCCGGATGGTGCTCTCGCCAAGATCAATCCGGGTGTAAGGAGCGGTCCCAAACCGCTGCGGACGATCGATTCCGAATGGAAACTGTCCGTCGGCAAAGCGAAGGCGTCCGTTGAGGCCGTTGGACAGCAATGGAAACGACTGGTTCTCCGCCCGGAAAGCCACGGGTGCCAACGTCGCTGAAAATGCCCCGTAGCGTGCGGCCACCCCGGCCTGGAACGTCGTCGTCAGTCCCTTACCCGTCCACACGACCCCATCGTTCCCTCCGAAGGGGTAAGCGGAATTCACCGAAAACCCCAGCGTGGGACGTATGTAGTCCCATGTAAATCCGGTTCGTGACTGCCTGCCCAGAGAGTACCTTGCGGCCCATGGATGACGCGCGTCTGTCGACGCCAGACCGTCCACCTCCGACGGAGAGAACCCGCGTATGCTCCATGTATAGGGAGGCGACTTGCCAGCTGTCTGAATGTACCGCAGATAGCTTTCCATCTCGCTTCCGGCAAAAACTTCGCTTCGGCCCCCGGCATTGGACTGGCCATACGCAGGTGTGTTCACCAGCGCCATCGCCGCCACAAGCATGTATGCCTGCGCCGGACCTCTGCACCACGAAACGGCTCGAGTCCCGCCAGGGATAAGCAGCACCCGGGCAACGGGACAGACTTTACTCATTACTCTCACTCTTAACGGAAGGTTTGCAGGGCTCTGGCGCGAGCGCTAGCTTAACGCGTGCCGCGCCGATGCGGACAGCCAGTATAGTTACTGTCGCGCACGACGTGGAGCAAGCAATTCGCCTTGGCCCGATCCGCATCGCGCGACAATTTACCATATTTTCATCTAAAATGCGTCCAGACCTGCGCTTGCAGCGTTTTATCTTTGCCGCGTCGTTGAACGTCCTCTTGATCGGCGCGCCTGAGCGATCGGGTGCACAGGCTGCCCCGGAACCGATCGCGTTGACCCAGGGAGTCATCACCGTCAGCGGAGACTCCGTCGACAGATTGCGACTCGCTCAACTGGAAGGCCGTGCCCCGTTGGGCGGTCTCATGCTGCGATCAACGTCGTCCCTCATGGATGCCCGCCCTGCCGGTACTGCGGCGCGCGCATTCACCATCGTCTTTCCACAGTTCACCTTTATCGCCAACAGCGAGCTCCCGTTCGGTCAGAACGATGGCTCGCTCTGGGCGGGAAAGGGCGCGAACGCGCGCATCCTTGGCGGGTTCACGGCGACTCTTGGCCCCATCCGGGTTGTGGCCATCCCGGAGTTCGCTTACTCAGCCAACAACCGACTTTCGATCAATCCAATCGACGAGCGATTTGCCCAGCCACTTCCGGCCGGTCGCAGCCGGTTCTCATCGCCGTTCAATATCTATCCGTACTCAGCGGACATGCCATACCGTTTCGGCGATAAGTCAATGAGCAAGATCTCGGGCGGTCAGTCGTCGGTCACGTTCTCGGCAGGGCCAATTCAGGCAGGCGCGGCAACCGAAAACGAGTGGTGGGGCCCGGCAATACGGAATCCGATTGTGATGAGTGACAACGCACCTGGATTCCCGCATGCGTTTCTGCGAACCGGTCGGCCGGTTGAGACTTTTCTCGGGCTTCTCGAAGGGCGGTGGATAGTAGGCGGGCTGAAGGAG
Encoded here:
- a CDS encoding capsule assembly Wzi family protein; translated protein: MSKVCPVARVLLIPGGTRAVSWCRGPAQAYMLVAAMALVNTPAYGQSNAGGRSEVFAGSEMESYLRYIQTAGKSPPYTWSIRGFSPSEVDGLASTDARHPWAARYSLGRQSRTGFTWDYIRPTLGFSVNSAYPFGGNDGVVWTGKGLTTTFQAGVAARYGAFSATLAPVAFRAENQSFPLLSNGLNGRLRFADGQFPFGIDRPQRFGTAPYTRIDLGESTIRVDAGGVGAGLSTASQWWGPTTVYPYVLGNNAGGFPHAFIGSSRPASIGIGSLHGRLVYGTLDQSPYSSVTGPDYFQNFELPGKRRFMAGLVGVAQIRGIRGLEIGGTRFFHAATQESGFSASNLKLPLQNIFKRRLQAEDTVVLGDNTSLRENQLASLFLRWAPPASGFEVYGEYGREDFAADLRDLLLEPDHAATTNIGFRKAWLGPVVMNAIRGEVFTFEASAGTRTRGEGSIYLHAPLRQGHTNRGQMLGANVGPGSGSAQMFAFDRFTQRGRITAFVSRVTNRELQSPGYVTGPAIAKPVDVQNSLGTEVGRFVGPFDITGKAVVTSNLNRNFRGDRLNGTLALVVRQNF